A genomic segment from Tuwongella immobilis encodes:
- a CDS encoding endonuclease/exonuclease/phosphatase family protein: MSNVIVGLLGFVIVLFSSVPTAFAEAPSTDVIRVMSFNIRYGTANDGANSWKNRRDLVVEKIREFEPDLLGTQEVLDFQRDYLLQNCANYLSWGVGRDDGKNSGEMTAIFYRRDRFEQLEGGHFWLSLTPEMVGSKSWDSSLPRICSWVRLRDKLHPNNPTILFLNTHFDHRGSDARRESASLIRKFVEKNRKESQVVITGDFNCGDSSEPYRQFFPEESENSLLIDTFRSFNPTEKNGYTFNGFRNSVNSGERIDWIGCSSDWEVRLAHIDRTQTRGRFASDHFPVTAVLRPKIPSSEQTIRILCYNIHHAEGVDGKVDLYRIARIIRNADPDYVMLQEVDHRTRRTNGIDQTSEIARLSGYHGRFASAMEFQGGQYGQAILSRQPIETGRVLKLPSPEKQEPRIAFIIPVRVGNVDMELISTHFTHNDSQIRTEQAKKLNEYLRDSSRIQILAGDFNATVGSDPIRELQKIWTLGHPSVGKNQIDFVWFRPSDRLQVKSAQQLPEPIASDHLPVLCELRLLPSMSK; the protein is encoded by the coding sequence ATGAGCAACGTGATTGTTGGCTTGCTCGGGTTCGTTATTGTGCTCTTTTCGAGCGTTCCGACTGCGTTTGCAGAAGCGCCGAGCACCGATGTAATCCGAGTCATGAGTTTTAATATTCGATATGGCACCGCAAACGACGGCGCGAACTCCTGGAAAAATCGTCGTGACTTAGTCGTTGAGAAAATCCGCGAATTCGAGCCTGATCTGTTAGGCACCCAAGAAGTGCTTGATTTTCAACGCGATTATCTTCTCCAAAACTGTGCGAATTATCTGAGTTGGGGTGTGGGGCGCGATGATGGGAAAAATTCAGGTGAGATGACGGCGATTTTCTATCGTCGGGATCGATTTGAACAATTGGAAGGGGGACATTTTTGGTTAAGCCTGACTCCTGAAATGGTTGGTTCGAAGAGTTGGGATTCCTCACTGCCGCGAATTTGTAGTTGGGTGCGACTACGAGACAAACTTCACCCCAACAATCCAACGATCCTCTTTCTCAATACGCATTTTGATCACCGAGGAAGTGATGCGAGGCGAGAAAGCGCGTCGCTCATCCGTAAATTTGTTGAGAAAAATCGCAAAGAATCCCAAGTTGTGATCACCGGGGATTTTAACTGCGGAGATTCCAGCGAACCCTACCGTCAGTTCTTCCCGGAAGAATCCGAAAATTCGTTACTCATTGATACATTTCGCAGCTTCAATCCCACTGAGAAAAATGGCTACACCTTTAACGGGTTCCGGAATTCCGTGAATTCTGGCGAGCGCATCGATTGGATTGGCTGTTCGTCGGATTGGGAAGTTCGATTGGCTCATATCGATCGGACTCAAACTCGTGGTCGATTCGCCTCGGATCATTTTCCCGTAACAGCCGTGCTTCGACCGAAAATTCCATCATCTGAACAGACGATCCGAATTCTCTGTTACAATATTCATCATGCCGAGGGGGTTGATGGCAAAGTTGATTTGTATCGGATTGCTCGAATTATTCGAAATGCAGATCCCGATTATGTGATGCTTCAGGAAGTCGATCATCGCACTCGCCGGACGAACGGCATCGACCAAACTTCCGAGATAGCAAGACTTTCCGGCTATCACGGTCGCTTCGCTTCCGCGATGGAGTTCCAAGGGGGGCAATACGGCCAAGCGATTCTCTCCCGTCAACCGATCGAAACTGGACGCGTTCTGAAATTGCCAAGCCCTGAGAAACAAGAGCCGCGAATTGCGTTCATAATTCCAGTCCGGGTGGGAAATGTTGACATGGAATTGATTTCAACCCATTTCACACATAACGACTCACAGATTCGGACTGAACAAGCGAAGAAATTAAACGAATACCTTCGTGATTCATCTCGGATTCAAATCCTTGCGGGGGACTTTAACGCGACTGTTGGGAGTGATCCGATCCGGGAACTTCAAAAGATCTGGACGCTTGGGCATCCATCGGTTGGAAAGAATCAGATCGATTTTGTTTGGTTTCGCCCGAGTGATCGACTCCAAGTCAAGTCGGCTCAACAGCTTCCGGAACCCATCGCATCGGATCATCTCCCCGTGCTTTGCGAACTTCGACTGCTGCCGTCCATGTCCAAATAA
- a CDS encoding metallophosphoesterase family protein, which produces MNPSALDRRKLLLLGAATPLISPALLSGNPGQAKPVLRAAHITDVHLTPGRNAADGFTAALKHMQSQPDWSPELILNTGDSMMAVDGGVPAESAKKQIDLWQSVTQKQTKLPIRSILGNHDIWGGKQPTEQIPESKKGPKLIQEALQIPSPWYSFDLAGWHFIGLSSAWPNNGTLGDEQFAWLQADLAATPTTRPVCVLSHYPILSVTSQTYGDSCRRGNDQLLPGNWTHADCWAITELFRQHPNVKLSLSGHMHTCDRCEYRGVWYICGGAVSGAWWEGAEYGFPPMYGQIDFYADGAFAYRFTDYGWTARQWKGKQLSATTKPTK; this is translated from the coding sequence ATGAACCCATCCGCATTGGATCGACGGAAATTATTGCTTTTGGGAGCCGCGACTCCGCTGATTTCGCCCGCGCTGTTGAGTGGGAATCCGGGGCAGGCCAAGCCAGTGCTGCGGGCCGCGCACATTACCGATGTGCATCTCACTCCCGGTCGAAATGCCGCAGATGGGTTCACCGCCGCGCTCAAACACATGCAATCCCAACCAGATTGGTCGCCCGAATTGATCCTGAATACCGGCGACAGCATGATGGCCGTGGATGGCGGCGTCCCGGCTGAGTCGGCGAAAAAGCAAATCGATCTGTGGCAATCGGTGACGCAAAAGCAGACGAAATTGCCCATCCGTTCGATTCTCGGAAATCACGATATTTGGGGCGGAAAACAGCCGACCGAGCAAATTCCGGAGAGCAAAAAGGGACCCAAGCTAATTCAAGAGGCGTTGCAGATTCCGTCGCCGTGGTATTCGTTCGATCTTGCGGGGTGGCACTTCATCGGCTTGAGCAGCGCGTGGCCGAATAACGGCACACTCGGCGATGAGCAATTCGCTTGGCTGCAAGCGGATCTCGCGGCAACACCCACGACTCGGCCCGTCTGTGTGCTCAGTCACTATCCGATTCTCAGCGTCACCTCGCAGACCTACGGGGATTCCTGCCGTCGCGGAAATGATCAATTGCTGCCCGGAAATTGGACCCATGCCGATTGTTGGGCAATCACCGAGCTCTTTCGCCAACATCCGAATGTGAAACTCTCCCTCAGCGGGCATATGCACACTTGCGATCGCTGCGAATATCGTGGCGTGTGGTACATCTGCGGCGGGGCGGTCAGCGGGGCGTGGTGGGAAGGGGCGGAATATGGCTTTCCGCCGATGTATGGACAGATCGATTTCTACGCGGATGGGGCGTTTGCGTATCGTTTCACCGATTATGGCTGGACAGCCCGCCAATGGAAGGGGAAGCAACTTTCCGCGACGACAAAACCGACGAAATAA
- a CDS encoding sulfatase-like hydrolase/transferase, with translation MRWITSIVSCLVCLSVGVAAENRPPNIVIILADDLGFSDLGCYGGEISTPVLDDLAKNGLRFSQFYNTARCWPTRAALLTGYYAQSVRRDAVPGVKSGGQGLRPKWAPLVSELLQKANYRTYHSGKWHVDGKPIECGFNSSYQLEDHDRHLNPQRHLLNSKPLPPITTIGEYTSSHGIASYAIDQLKDHARNYSENPFFSFVAFTAPHFPLHAPEADIQLYEKRYAEGWDQLRFARWNRMKSFPFHLNQLPEIERDLGPPYSFPKAFDALGPNEVNRPVAWNSLTASQQQFQARKMAIHAAMVTGMDRAIGRIMKQIRDMNQFDSTLVIFLSDNGASGEMMIRGDGHAQSERMGSEKTFLCLGPGGSSLSNTPFRRHKTWVHEGGISTPCIMSWPGHIKDVNSWRTTPAHVIDIVPTILEFASVSAPKEWKGVSVPNKPGMSLTQSFQRETKSQSRSLWWQHEQNRAYRQGDWKIVASGKERPWELYDLSVDRGEVTNLADRYPERVNKLAAEWEQLRQQWIRYATDRNE, from the coding sequence ATGCGATGGATCACGTCTATTGTATCATGTCTTGTGTGTTTGTCAGTAGGAGTTGCAGCGGAAAATCGACCTCCAAACATCGTGATAATTCTTGCGGATGATCTTGGATTTTCGGATCTCGGTTGTTATGGCGGTGAAATTTCAACGCCGGTTTTAGATGATTTGGCCAAGAATGGACTACGATTCTCTCAGTTTTATAATACTGCACGATGTTGGCCAACACGAGCTGCACTTCTGACGGGTTACTATGCTCAGTCGGTACGGCGAGATGCTGTGCCGGGCGTTAAGAGTGGCGGGCAAGGACTGAGGCCGAAATGGGCACCATTAGTCTCTGAACTCCTTCAGAAGGCCAATTACAGAACTTATCATTCTGGGAAATGGCACGTCGATGGAAAGCCGATCGAGTGTGGGTTTAATTCATCTTACCAACTCGAAGATCACGATCGTCATTTGAATCCCCAACGTCATTTACTCAATAGTAAACCGTTACCTCCAATTACAACAATCGGCGAGTATACAAGTTCTCATGGAATTGCAAGTTACGCCATCGACCAGTTAAAAGATCATGCGAGAAATTACTCCGAAAATCCATTCTTTTCATTCGTGGCCTTTACAGCACCGCATTTTCCGTTACATGCCCCCGAAGCCGATATTCAACTGTACGAAAAACGATATGCCGAGGGGTGGGATCAACTCCGATTTGCGCGTTGGAATCGGATGAAATCCTTTCCATTCCACTTGAATCAACTCCCAGAGATTGAACGTGATTTAGGTCCCCCTTATTCATTTCCAAAAGCATTCGATGCGTTGGGACCGAATGAAGTGAATCGACCCGTTGCATGGAATTCTCTCACAGCGTCGCAACAGCAATTTCAAGCCCGGAAAATGGCAATTCATGCGGCGATGGTCACCGGGATGGATCGGGCGATTGGTCGGATTATGAAACAGATTCGTGATATGAATCAATTTGATTCAACACTTGTGATCTTTTTGTCGGATAATGGGGCCAGTGGAGAGATGATGATTCGGGGCGACGGCCACGCTCAATCCGAACGAATGGGATCTGAAAAGACATTTTTGTGTCTTGGACCGGGTGGATCGAGTCTATCGAACACCCCGTTTCGTCGCCATAAAACTTGGGTTCATGAAGGCGGGATTTCGACTCCATGTATCATGAGTTGGCCGGGACATATCAAAGATGTGAATTCCTGGAGAACAACGCCTGCGCATGTGATTGATATTGTCCCAACCATTCTTGAATTCGCTTCAGTATCTGCTCCAAAAGAATGGAAAGGAGTTTCTGTCCCCAATAAACCGGGGATGAGTCTTACGCAATCCTTTCAACGTGAGACAAAATCTCAATCCCGATCCTTGTGGTGGCAACACGAACAGAATCGTGCATATCGTCAAGGTGATTGGAAGATCGTTGCTTCTGGTAAGGAACGACCTTGGGAATTATATGATCTCTCGGTTGATCGCGGTGAAGTTACGAATCTAGCCGATCGATATCCTGAGCGTGTCAACAAGCTTGCCGCAGAGTGGGAACAACTGCGGCAGCAATGGATTCGTTATGCGACCGATCGAAACGAATGA
- a CDS encoding 3'-5' exonuclease translates to MNQESQFVATKSKLVLPKREESFLAIDFETADYQSDSPCAIGLARVEGNEIVHKESHLIRPPRSRILFTHIHGITWNHVRSCPTFQELWPMISHHFVGIHYLVAHNAGFDRKVLLTSCEIAGITPPSVPFLCTVQISKACWQTKPNDLASVCQRLKIGLNHHDAGSDAEAAARIMIAAIQMKTPSESPQHEPPTLFRELPSS, encoded by the coding sequence ATGAATCAGGAGTCACAGTTCGTGGCAACAAAATCGAAACTCGTCTTGCCAAAGCGGGAAGAATCATTTCTCGCAATTGACTTTGAAACTGCCGATTATCAGTCTGACTCCCCTTGTGCAATCGGATTGGCTCGAGTCGAGGGGAATGAGATTGTTCACAAAGAATCTCATCTGATTCGGCCGCCTCGTTCTCGAATTCTGTTTACGCATATCCATGGAATCACATGGAATCACGTTCGGAGTTGTCCGACCTTTCAAGAACTTTGGCCGATGATCTCACATCACTTTGTTGGAATTCACTACTTGGTTGCGCATAACGCCGGCTTTGACCGCAAAGTACTTCTGACTTCCTGCGAGATTGCGGGAATTACTCCCCCTTCAGTGCCATTTCTCTGCACAGTGCAAATCTCAAAAGCGTGTTGGCAGACGAAGCCTAACGATTTGGCAAGCGTCTGCCAACGACTTAAAATTGGTCTGAACCACCATGATGCTGGGTCAGATGCCGAGGCTGCGGCCCGAATTATGATCGCTGCAATTCAGATGAAAACGCCATCGGAATCGCCCCAGCATGAGCCACCGACTTTATTTCGTGAGCTTCCATCCAGCTGA
- a CDS encoding RrF2 family transcriptional regulator produces MTPYGKTAQTAIAAISRLAEMYDPVKRVKLNSAEIAENRKMPQPVVAKVLTILSQAGLVNGSPGPGGGYWLARNPEMVTLYDVVSLFERQEENVSCPFGPHYCGTGPHCPMHFDLLKVREQMISFLRGCSLARFVGWKPGQPATDSHSTRQLPILPMI; encoded by the coding sequence ATGACCCCATACGGAAAGACCGCTCAAACGGCGATTGCAGCGATTAGTCGGCTTGCGGAAATGTACGACCCGGTGAAGCGGGTGAAGCTCAATTCCGCCGAGATTGCTGAGAATCGGAAAATGCCACAACCCGTTGTAGCAAAAGTGCTTACGATCTTATCGCAAGCAGGTTTGGTGAACGGCTCACCGGGACCGGGTGGCGGATATTGGCTTGCCCGCAATCCAGAAATGGTCACGCTGTATGATGTCGTTTCGCTGTTTGAACGTCAGGAAGAGAACGTCAGTTGTCCGTTCGGGCCGCATTACTGCGGGACTGGCCCACATTGCCCGATGCATTTTGATCTGCTCAAAGTCCGCGAACAGATGATTTCGTTCTTACGCGGATGCTCGCTGGCGAGGTTTGTCGGATGGAAGCCCGGTCAACCGGCGACCGACTCCCATTCGACCCGACAGTTGCCCATCTTGCCGATGATTTGA
- a CDS encoding sulfatase family protein — MNRFVFLNLFRVAGIYSLIFLSSAPVNANEPPPNFVIITIDDLGYADIGAFGSEKNRTPNCDRMAKEGCKFTSFYAAPVCSPSRAALMTGCYPKRVLPIPGVLFPTNPIGLSPSEITIAELVKPKGYHTASIGKWHIGDQPEFLPNQQGFDYSFGLPYSNDMGPVADGTRSDLGKPIPQEKGTNRQPPLSLLRNGKVIQRIFANDQQTLVELYTNEAVEWITKNQQNPFLLYLPHNAVHFPIYPGKKWAGKSPHGIFSDWVEEVDWSVGVILETLKKLKLDQRTYVIFTSDNGGTARSVNTPLRGFKASTFEGGIRVPMIAWCPGKIPAGSQSSVICGMMDLFPTIADLAGIPMPDARKRDGVSLRAQLHGTANAPAPRETFYYFRGLQLEGVRNGKWKLHFPSMNPSMKNVTRKLYDLEADPGESRDRLNDFPEIVKKLDQLIQVTDQDLGVQGIGPGCRELGRVPMGKPLIDFNGNIRPEVKP, encoded by the coding sequence ATGAATCGATTTGTTTTCTTAAACTTGTTCCGCGTGGCTGGAATATACTCATTGATTTTCTTGAGTTCGGCTCCCGTGAACGCCAACGAGCCTCCGCCAAACTTTGTGATCATCACGATCGATGATCTTGGATATGCTGATATTGGTGCTTTTGGTTCGGAGAAAAATCGCACGCCCAATTGTGATCGCATGGCCAAAGAAGGGTGTAAATTCACATCCTTTTATGCCGCTCCGGTCTGTTCGCCGTCTCGGGCGGCACTCATGACGGGCTGTTATCCCAAACGGGTGTTGCCGATTCCTGGCGTGTTATTCCCCACGAATCCAATCGGATTATCACCCTCTGAAATCACAATCGCGGAGCTGGTGAAGCCGAAGGGATATCACACCGCAAGCATCGGAAAATGGCATATTGGCGATCAACCGGAATTCTTACCCAATCAGCAAGGCTTTGATTATTCGTTCGGCTTACCGTATTCAAACGATATGGGTCCGGTTGCAGATGGGACGCGGAGTGATTTGGGGAAACCAATTCCTCAGGAAAAAGGCACCAATCGTCAACCGCCGCTCTCGTTGCTTCGCAATGGAAAAGTGATCCAACGGATTTTCGCCAACGATCAACAGACGCTGGTGGAGCTATATACCAACGAAGCCGTTGAATGGATCACGAAAAATCAACAAAATCCGTTCTTGCTCTATCTTCCGCATAATGCGGTTCACTTTCCGATCTATCCGGGAAAGAAGTGGGCTGGGAAATCGCCACACGGGATCTTCTCCGATTGGGTCGAAGAAGTGGATTGGAGTGTTGGTGTGATCTTGGAGACACTCAAGAAATTAAAGCTCGATCAGCGAACATACGTGATTTTCACCAGTGATAATGGAGGGACCGCCCGAAGTGTGAATACCCCGCTGCGTGGGTTTAAGGCGAGTACCTTTGAGGGTGGAATTCGGGTGCCGATGATTGCGTGGTGTCCTGGGAAAATTCCTGCCGGCAGCCAGAGCTCCGTGATTTGTGGGATGATGGATCTCTTTCCGACCATTGCGGATCTGGCGGGAATTCCAATGCCGGATGCTCGCAAACGGGACGGTGTGAGCCTTCGTGCCCAGTTGCATGGAACCGCAAATGCCCCTGCCCCCCGTGAGACATTTTATTATTTTCGCGGGCTCCAATTGGAAGGCGTGCGAAATGGGAAATGGAAACTCCATTTTCCATCGATGAATCCATCGATGAAGAATGTGACTCGCAAATTATATGATTTAGAAGCCGATCCGGGCGAATCACGCGATCGGCTCAACGATTTTCCCGAAATCGTGAAGAAACTGGATCAACTGATCCAAGTGACGGATCAAGATTTGGGAGTTCAAGGAATCGGCCCCGGTTGTCGCGAATTGGGCCGCGTTCCCATGGGCAAACCGTTGATTGACTTCAACGGAAATATTCGCCCGGAAGTCAAACCGTAA
- a CDS encoding nuclear transport factor 2 family protein translates to MTALTIPTTPQLIVPPFTLETAILKVRAAEDAWNSRDPERVSLAYTVDSVWRNRSEFPVGREQIRAFLQRKWERELDYRLVKALWAFSENRIAVRFRYEWHDAAGQWHRSYGNELWEFDEQGLMRRREASINDRPISEHEREFFWPAPGPRPVSHPGIPNVDAE, encoded by the coding sequence ATGACCGCGCTGACGATTCCCACGACGCCCCAGTTGATCGTGCCCCCGTTCACGCTTGAGACGGCGATTCTGAAAGTTCGGGCCGCGGAAGATGCCTGGAACTCCCGCGATCCGGAGCGCGTCTCGCTCGCCTACACGGTCGATTCCGTTTGGCGAAATCGATCGGAGTTTCCGGTTGGGCGCGAGCAAATCCGAGCATTCCTGCAACGCAAATGGGAACGCGAGTTGGATTACCGCTTGGTCAAGGCATTATGGGCATTCTCTGAGAATCGAATTGCCGTGCGATTCCGATACGAATGGCATGATGCGGCCGGGCAATGGCACCGCAGTTACGGCAATGAATTATGGGAGTTTGATGAACAGGGACTGATGCGTCGTCGGGAAGCGAGCATCAATGATCGTCCCATTTCGGAACACGAACGGGAATTTTTTTGGCCGGCTCCCGGGCCACGTCCTGTATCGCATCCGGGAATTCCGAATGTGGACGCCGAGTAA
- the arsA gene encoding arsenical pump-driving ATPase, which produces MIRSWDSLQWPALLFFTGKGGVGKTSLASATAVQLAESGRRVLLISTDPASNLDEVFGTRLTDQPTPIAGVNGLSALNLDPHAAAHRYRERMIGPVRGLLPESAIRSMEEQLSGSCTVEIAAFDAFAAFVADPQWRSQWDHLIFDTAPTGHTLRLLSLPAAWEQFLEENTTGTSCLGPLAGLTHQRELYSRTVQALADASQTVIALVTRPERSSLTEAERTRRELAELDITRVHLFVNAVFRAIDPTDSWAMALQQRGEHALAELPEGLSQLPRTELPWLAESLTGVTRLRNVGFASPQSVPAPQATSESTGGIVRNDPPVDFSSIVLGSSGVPNVILTMGKGGVGKTSVAVAIAVTLARAGHAVHLTTTDPAGRFPTEMLAGIANLRVSRIDPKVETQRYSQEVLSRASANWDETARAMLAEDLRSPCTEEIAVFRAFADCVAASQKEVLVLDTAPTGHTILLMDAALAYHREVNRTQPNLPDAVAGLLPRLRDPQQTRMILVALPEATPVHEAASLQADLERAGMHPAAWVLNGCWAARQVHDPALRHRQRLESAYWDEAARLHSRVVALPWIADPFASLDVCQSWVAEAVAVRAPETTAAV; this is translated from the coding sequence ATGATCCGTTCTTGGGACTCTCTCCAGTGGCCAGCATTGTTGTTTTTCACCGGCAAAGGCGGTGTCGGGAAAACGTCATTGGCAAGCGCCACGGCGGTGCAACTCGCGGAATCGGGGCGGCGGGTGTTGCTGATTAGCACCGACCCGGCGTCGAATTTGGACGAGGTTTTTGGCACGCGATTGACGGATCAACCGACGCCAATTGCCGGCGTGAACGGGCTTTCCGCGTTGAATCTCGATCCGCATGCCGCAGCGCATCGGTATCGGGAGCGGATGATTGGGCCGGTGCGGGGGTTGTTGCCGGAATCGGCGATCCGCAGCATGGAAGAGCAGCTTTCCGGCTCGTGTACGGTCGAAATCGCGGCGTTTGATGCATTCGCGGCGTTCGTCGCCGATCCGCAGTGGCGCTCGCAATGGGATCATCTGATCTTCGACACGGCCCCTACCGGGCACACGCTCCGATTGCTATCGTTGCCGGCGGCGTGGGAGCAATTTCTGGAAGAGAACACCACCGGCACCTCCTGTTTGGGGCCACTCGCCGGATTGACGCATCAACGAGAATTGTATTCTCGGACCGTGCAAGCGCTCGCCGATGCCTCGCAGACGGTGATTGCACTGGTGACGCGACCGGAACGATCCAGTTTGACGGAAGCGGAACGCACGCGGCGGGAACTCGCGGAACTCGACATTACGCGAGTGCATCTGTTTGTCAACGCCGTATTTCGGGCAATCGACCCCACCGATTCCTGGGCCATGGCCTTGCAGCAACGCGGCGAGCACGCCTTGGCCGAACTCCCCGAGGGATTATCGCAGTTGCCCCGCACGGAATTGCCGTGGCTGGCCGAATCGCTCACGGGCGTGACCCGATTGCGGAACGTCGGTTTTGCCTCGCCGCAATCCGTCCCAGCGCCGCAGGCGACCTCGGAATCGACCGGCGGAATTGTGCGGAATGATCCACCTGTGGATTTTTCGTCGATCGTCTTGGGATCATCGGGTGTTCCGAATGTGATTCTGACGATGGGCAAGGGGGGCGTTGGCAAGACATCCGTGGCCGTTGCCATTGCGGTGACGCTGGCACGGGCGGGGCATGCGGTGCATCTGACCACCACCGATCCAGCCGGGCGATTCCCGACCGAAATGCTGGCGGGGATTGCGAATCTGCGTGTATCCCGAATTGATCCCAAAGTGGAAACCCAGCGGTATTCGCAGGAAGTGCTGTCGCGGGCATCGGCGAATTGGGATGAGACCGCTCGCGCGATGCTGGCGGAGGATTTGCGCTCGCCCTGCACGGAAGAAATCGCGGTGTTTCGGGCGTTTGCGGACTGTGTGGCGGCCAGTCAGAAGGAAGTGTTGGTGCTCGATACGGCCCCAACCGGGCACACGATTTTGCTGATGGATGCGGCGTTGGCCTATCATCGGGAGGTGAATCGGACGCAGCCGAATCTGCCGGATGCGGTGGCGGGGTTGCTGCCGCGATTGCGTGATCCCCAGCAAACGCGGATGATTCTGGTGGCGCTTCCCGAGGCGACTCCAGTCCACGAGGCGGCATCGCTTCAGGCCGATTTGGAGCGTGCGGGGATGCATCCGGCAGCCTGGGTGCTCAATGGCTGTTGGGCCGCGCGCCAGGTCCACGATCCAGCACTTCGCCATCGCCAGCGGCTGGAATCGGCGTATTGGGACGAGGCCGCTCGACTCCATTCGCGGGTTGTGGCACTGCCATGGATCGCCGATCCATTCGCATCGCTGGATGTGTGCCAATCGTGGGTGGCGGAAGCGGTCGCCGTTCGCGCTCCTGAAACGACCGCCGCCGTGTGA
- a CDS encoding alpha/beta fold hydrolase: MTRMMKRFWAISATMGVGIGSLWLAQSFRTTATVRAEAGPTEVTSSKPASQSTEDAVVTYHTAKIDGLSIFYREAGPKDAPTLLLLHGFPTSSHMFRNLIPKLADQYHVIAPDYPGFGQSDAPSHDQFTYTFDRLAEVIDRLTEHLKLKRFSLYVQDYGAPVGYRIAAKHPERIQSIIVQNGNAYEEGIDNDFWKPVKAYWADPKNSEKRNALRGLLTKDATKWQYTHGVPKPERISPDGPHHDQPLLDRPGNAEIQLDLFLSYGSNPPLYPQWQAYFRKHQPPMLIVWGKNDQIFPAAGAEPYRRDLKQVDLHLLDAGHFALESAGDEMAQKIRAFLEKSVK, from the coding sequence ATGACGCGGATGATGAAGCGATTTTGGGCGATTTCGGCGACGATGGGCGTGGGAATTGGCAGTCTGTGGTTGGCACAATCGTTCCGCACGACTGCAACGGTCCGGGCCGAAGCCGGGCCGACCGAAGTGACGAGTTCTAAGCCAGCGTCGCAATCGACGGAAGATGCGGTGGTGACGTACCATACGGCGAAAATCGACGGGCTTTCGATCTTCTACCGAGAAGCGGGTCCGAAAGATGCCCCGACACTTCTGTTGCTGCATGGGTTCCCGACCAGTTCGCATATGTTTCGAAATTTGATCCCGAAATTGGCAGATCAGTATCATGTGATTGCACCGGATTATCCGGGATTTGGACAAAGCGATGCACCATCTCACGATCAATTTACGTATACATTCGATCGATTGGCCGAGGTCATTGACAGACTCACCGAGCATCTGAAATTGAAGCGGTTCTCGCTATATGTGCAGGATTACGGGGCACCGGTGGGGTATCGGATCGCGGCGAAACATCCCGAGCGGATTCAGTCGATTATCGTGCAAAATGGCAATGCTTATGAAGAGGGAATTGACAACGATTTCTGGAAGCCGGTGAAGGCGTACTGGGCCGATCCGAAGAATTCCGAGAAACGAAACGCGCTGCGTGGCTTACTGACGAAGGACGCCACGAAATGGCAGTACACTCATGGCGTGCCGAAGCCGGAACGGATCAGTCCGGATGGGCCGCATCACGATCAACCGCTGCTGGATCGTCCCGGGAATGCGGAAATTCAATTGGATCTGTTTTTGAGTTATGGAAGCAATCCGCCGTTGTATCCGCAGTGGCAGGCGTATTTTCGTAAGCATCAGCCGCCGATGTTGATTGTCTGGGGCAAGAATGACCAGATTTTTCCGGCGGCGGGGGCCGAACCGTATCGCCGAGATTTGAAGCAGGTGGATCTGCATTTGCTGGATGCCGGGCACTTTGCTCTGGAGAGTGCGGGGGATGAGATGGCCCAGAAAATTCGGGCATTTTTAGAAAAATCCGTAAAATAA